A single genomic interval of Brevibacillus brevis harbors:
- a CDS encoding class I SAM-dependent methyltransferase — translation MADHYYTNQPGAAHDEQQFTFKLRGNEFRFITDAGVFSRDRIDFGSVLLIENMEIDSHARVLDVGCGYGPMGLTAAKLADHGRVTMIDVNERAVNLARRNAEANGIKNVEVRVSDVYSGVQGEQFDVILTNPPIRAGKEIVHRIFVEGYDLLVEGGEMWVVIQKKQGAPSALKKLQETYREVIEVDREKGYHIFRAIK, via the coding sequence GTGGCAGACCATTACTATACCAATCAACCGGGCGCTGCACATGATGAACAGCAATTTACGTTCAAGCTCCGTGGTAATGAATTTCGCTTCATAACGGATGCTGGCGTTTTTTCCCGAGACCGGATTGACTTTGGAAGTGTATTGCTCATCGAGAACATGGAAATCGACAGTCATGCGCGTGTACTCGATGTGGGATGCGGGTATGGTCCGATGGGATTGACGGCTGCCAAGCTTGCTGATCATGGTCGGGTGACGATGATCGACGTGAACGAGCGTGCGGTTAACCTGGCTCGTCGTAATGCAGAAGCAAATGGAATAAAAAATGTTGAGGTTCGAGTGAGCGATGTCTACAGCGGCGTACAAGGTGAGCAGTTTGATGTCATTCTAACCAATCCGCCGATTCGTGCGGGTAAGGAAATCGTTCATCGCATTTTTGTAGAAGGATACGACCTGTTGGTAGAAGGCGGAGAAATGTGGGTTGTCATTCAGAAGAAGCAAGGTGCCCCATCCGCATTGAAGAAGCTGCAGGAAACGTACCGCGAAGTAATAGAGGTAGATCGGGAAAAAGGCTATCACATATTCAGGGCAATCAAATAA
- the rpoB gene encoding DNA-directed RNA polymerase subunit beta yields the protein MAGKVIQSGRHRQRRTYSRINEVLGLPNLIEIQQKSYQWFLDEGLREMFQDISPIQDFTGNLVLEFIDYSLGEPKYDVDESKERDVTYAAPLRVKVRLLNKETGEVKEQEVFMGDFPLMTETGTFIINGAERVIVSQLVRSPSVYYNTKVDKNGKQTFTATVIPNRGAWLELETDAKDVIYVRIDRTRKIPVTVLLRALGFGSDIEILNLLGEDEYIKNTLEKDNTDSTEKALIEIYERLRPGEPPTVENAKSLLISRFFDPKRYDLASVGRYKMNKKLHLKNRLYNQRLAETLIDTTTGEIFAEAGQMIDRRVLDRIVPALEGNVGFIDVRTHGGVLEDEAIHLQSINIFSPIEDGKIIKVIGNGNVDKSFKHITPADIVSAINYFMNLLHSVGSTDDIDHLGNRRLRSVGELLQNQFRIGLSRMERVVRERMSIQDQNQITPQALINIRPVIASLKEFFGSSQLSQFMDQTNPLAELTHKRRLSALGPGGLTRERAGFEVRDVHHSHYGRMCPIETPEGPNIGLINSLSSFARINDYGFIETPRRKVDPETGFVLTDISYLTADEEDVFNVAQANQPLDEDGRFVNDMVICRRKGEILSVPRDKVDFMDVSPKQVVSVATALIPFLENDDANRALMGSNMQRQAVPLLIPQAPFVGTGMEHKAAQDSGVAIVAKHPGQVERVTAREIWIRRYQEIDGRKVAGDLDKYKMHKFIRSNQGTCINQRPIVSTGDWIEKGDIIGDGPSTEKGELALGRNVIVAFMTWEGYNYEDAILLSEKLVKDDVYTSIHIEEYESEARDTKLGPEEITRDIPNVGEDALKNLDERGIIRVGAEIQDGDILVGKVTPKGVTELTAEERLLHAIFGEKAREVRDTSLRVPHGGSGIIVDVKVFTRENGDELPPGVNQLVRVYIAQKRKISVGDKMAGRHGNKGVIARIMAEEDMPFLPDGSPVEIVLNPLGVPSRMNIGQVLETHLGMAAKLLGIHVATPVFDGARQAEVFETLEEAGLDRDGKTILFDGRTGEPFDRRVTVGCVYMLKLAHLVDDKIHARSTGPYSLVTQQPLGGKAQFGGQRFGEMEVWALEAYGAAYTLQEILTVKSDDVVGRVKTYEAIVKGENVPEPGVPESFKVLIKELQSLGMDVKILSGDEQEIEMREMEDEDEGNGEKLNLVLEGGSLNEE from the coding sequence TTGGCAGGTAAAGTGATTCAAAGTGGCCGACACCGCCAGCGTCGTACGTATTCACGTATTAACGAAGTGCTGGGCCTTCCAAATCTCATCGAGATTCAACAAAAGTCCTACCAATGGTTCCTTGATGAGGGGCTCCGTGAGATGTTCCAAGACATTTCGCCAATCCAGGACTTCACAGGTAATCTCGTGCTGGAGTTTATCGACTACAGCTTGGGAGAGCCGAAGTACGATGTTGACGAGTCGAAAGAACGTGACGTCACCTATGCGGCGCCTCTGCGTGTGAAGGTACGTTTGTTGAACAAAGAGACGGGAGAAGTGAAGGAACAAGAAGTATTCATGGGGGATTTCCCGCTCATGACCGAAACGGGAACCTTCATTATTAATGGTGCTGAGCGCGTTATTGTCAGCCAGCTTGTTCGTTCCCCCAGTGTATATTACAACACCAAAGTGGACAAAAACGGCAAGCAGACGTTTACAGCTACAGTAATCCCGAACCGGGGTGCTTGGCTGGAGCTGGAGACCGATGCGAAGGACGTTATTTATGTCCGCATCGACCGTACGCGAAAAATCCCGGTAACGGTTCTTTTGCGTGCGTTGGGCTTTGGTTCCGACATCGAGATTCTCAACTTGCTGGGTGAAGATGAATACATCAAGAACACGCTGGAAAAAGACAATACCGATTCTACGGAAAAAGCGCTTATTGAAATCTACGAGCGTCTTCGTCCGGGTGAGCCACCAACAGTCGAAAATGCGAAGAGCCTCTTGATCTCTCGTTTCTTCGACCCTAAGCGCTATGATTTGGCTTCTGTTGGTCGTTATAAAATGAACAAAAAGCTTCATTTGAAAAACCGTCTGTACAACCAACGTTTGGCTGAAACGCTGATCGATACGACAACAGGTGAAATTTTTGCCGAAGCAGGTCAAATGATTGACCGTCGTGTCCTGGATCGCATCGTGCCAGCGCTGGAAGGCAATGTGGGCTTTATCGACGTTCGCACACATGGCGGTGTACTGGAAGATGAAGCGATTCATTTGCAATCTATCAATATTTTCTCTCCGATTGAAGATGGCAAGATCATCAAAGTAATCGGAAACGGAAATGTAGATAAGTCCTTCAAACATATTACGCCGGCGGACATCGTATCGGCGATCAACTATTTCATGAACCTCCTGCACAGTGTAGGTTCCACAGACGATATTGACCACTTGGGTAACCGTCGTCTGCGTTCCGTTGGTGAACTGTTGCAGAACCAGTTCCGTATTGGTTTGTCCCGTATGGAGCGTGTGGTTCGTGAGCGCATGTCCATTCAGGATCAAAACCAAATTACACCGCAAGCTCTCATTAACATCCGTCCAGTGATTGCCTCACTGAAGGAGTTCTTTGGTAGCTCGCAGTTGTCCCAGTTCATGGATCAAACAAATCCATTGGCTGAGCTGACGCACAAACGCCGTCTGTCCGCACTCGGACCTGGTGGTTTGACGCGTGAGCGCGCGGGCTTCGAAGTGCGCGACGTTCACCATTCCCACTACGGTCGTATGTGTCCAATTGAGACGCCAGAGGGACCAAACATTGGTTTGATCAACTCCCTGTCGTCCTTTGCACGCATCAACGACTACGGATTTATCGAAACGCCTCGTCGTAAAGTTGATCCAGAAACAGGCTTCGTGTTGACTGATATCAGCTACTTGACTGCTGATGAGGAAGACGTGTTCAACGTGGCACAGGCAAATCAGCCACTTGATGAAGATGGCCGTTTCGTAAACGACATGGTAATCTGCCGTCGTAAAGGTGAGATCTTGAGCGTACCGCGCGACAAGGTAGACTTCATGGACGTATCGCCGAAGCAGGTTGTATCCGTTGCGACAGCGCTGATTCCGTTCCTCGAGAACGATGACGCCAACCGCGCACTGATGGGTTCAAACATGCAGCGGCAGGCCGTTCCGCTTTTGATTCCACAAGCACCGTTTGTCGGTACGGGTATGGAGCATAAAGCAGCGCAAGACTCCGGCGTGGCGATCGTTGCCAAGCATCCGGGTCAAGTTGAGCGCGTAACGGCTCGCGAAATCTGGATTCGTCGTTACCAAGAAATCGACGGCAGAAAAGTTGCTGGCGATCTCGATAAATACAAAATGCACAAGTTTATCCGTTCCAACCAAGGTACCTGCATCAACCAGCGTCCAATCGTAAGCACTGGAGACTGGATTGAAAAAGGCGATATCATTGGGGACGGCCCATCCACTGAAAAAGGTGAATTGGCTCTCGGTCGTAACGTAATCGTTGCGTTTATGACGTGGGAAGGATACAACTACGAAGACGCGATTCTTCTGAGTGAAAAACTTGTAAAAGATGACGTGTATACGTCTATCCATATTGAAGAATACGAGTCCGAAGCTCGCGACACCAAGCTGGGTCCAGAGGAAATCACTCGCGATATTCCAAACGTTGGGGAAGATGCTCTGAAAAACCTGGACGAACGCGGTATCATCCGTGTTGGTGCGGAGATTCAGGACGGTGACATTCTCGTTGGTAAGGTTACACCTAAAGGGGTTACTGAGCTGACAGCAGAAGAACGCCTCCTGCATGCCATCTTCGGTGAAAAAGCTCGTGAAGTTCGTGATACATCCCTGCGCGTACCACATGGTGGTTCCGGTATCATCGTAGACGTTAAAGTATTTACGCGTGAGAATGGCGACGAATTGCCACCAGGCGTAAACCAACTCGTTCGCGTTTACATCGCCCAAAAACGGAAAATCTCCGTGGGTGACAAAATGGCCGGTCGACATGGTAACAAAGGGGTTATCGCCCGCATCATGGCGGAAGAAGATATGCCGTTCCTGCCAGATGGCTCTCCAGTAGAGATCGTACTCAACCCGTTGGGCGTACCTTCGCGTATGAACATCGGTCAGGTATTGGAGACTCACTTGGGTATGGCAGCGAAACTTCTGGGTATCCACGTAGCAACGCCGGTATTCGACGGTGCACGTCAGGCAGAAGTATTCGAAACGTTGGAAGAAGCAGGTCTGGATCGTGACGGAAAAACGATCTTGTTTGATGGTCGTACAGGTGAACCGTTTGACCGCCGTGTAACGGTAGGTTGCGTGTACATGCTGAAACTGGCTCACTTGGTTGACGACAAAATCCATGCTCGTTCTACTGGTCCTTACTCTCTTGTTACGCAGCAGCCATTGGGTGGTAAAGCTCAATTCGGTGGACAGCGTTTCGGGGAGATGGAGGTTTGGGCATTGGAGGCATATGGTGCTGCCTACACCTTGCAAGAAATTCTTACTGTCAAGTCGGATGACGTCGTGGGCCGCGTGAAAACGTATGAAGCGATCGTTAAGGGCGAAAACGTTCCAGAACCAGGTGTTCCAGAGTCCTTCAAGGTATTGATTAAGGAACTCCAGAGCTTGGGTATGGACGTGAAGATTCTGTCCGGAGACGAGCAGGAGATTGAAATGCGTGAAATGGAAGACGAGGATGAAGGCAACGGTGAAAAACTGAACCTCGTTCTCGAAGGCGGAAGCTTGAACGAAGAGTAA
- the rpoC gene encoding DNA-directed RNA polymerase subunit beta', with translation MIDVNNFEYMKIGLASPDKIRSWSFGEVKKPETINYRTLKPEKDGLFCERIFGPTKDWECHCGKYKRVRYKGVVCDRCGVEVTRAKVRRERMGHIELAAPVSHIWYFKGIPSRMGLVLDMSPRSLEEVIYFASYVVTDPGDTPLDKKQLLSEKEYRNYREKYGHSFQAMMGAEAIKRLLAEIDLDKDVETLKEDLKTAQGQRRNRAIKRLEVLEAFRNSGNHPDWMVLDVLPVIPPELRPMVQLDGGRFATSDLNDLYRRVINRNNRLKRLLELGAPDIIVQNEKRMLQEAVDALIDNGRRGRPVTGPGNRPLKSLSHMLKGKQGRFRQNLLGKRVDYSGRSVIVVGPNLKMYQCGLPKEMALELFKPFVMKELVSKGLAHNIKSAKRKVERVQPEVWDVLEDVIREHPVLLNRAPTLHRLGIQAFEPVLVEGRAIRLHPLVCTAYNADFDGDQMAVHVPLSAEAQAEARILMLAAQNILNPKDGKPVVTPSQDMVLGSYYLTLEREGDKGEGTIYRDPHDAIAAYQQGFISLHTRIALPAKRLSKTSFTERQENALLVTTVGKVIFNEIFPADLPFINVPTKGNLQNMVPDEYFIFDKGTNVTEFIKNLPDPGAVKKGFLGTIISECFRRFGTMKTSMILDRIKELGFTYSTKAGITIAVADIAVPGKKKDILDAADEKVATVMTQFRRGLITEDERYDRVISIWSKAKDEVTDVLMKSMDKFNAIFMMANSGARGNVSQITQLAGMRGLMANPSGRIIELPIKSNFREGLTVLEYFISTHGARKGLADTALRTADSGYLTRRLVDVAQDVIVRETDCGTDKGIRVTAIKDGKEEIEKLSDRLVGRTCFETLRHPETKEIIVHRNEEISEEVAEYIEKVGITNVYIRNVLACRTSHGVCKLCYGRNLATGAEVEVGEAVGIIAAQSIGEPGTQLTMRTFHTGGVAGDDITQGLPRIQELFEARNPKGQAVISEIDGEVVDIREGKDRREIEVRGEAENKVYAAPYGSRIKVSVGLKLNAGDELTEGSVDPKEMLKVRGMRGVSNYILQEVQKVYRMQGVEINDKHVEVMIRQMLRKLRVIDSGDTDLLPGSYVEVPEFEQANAKVLMEGRNPAVGRPVLLGITKASLETDSFLSAASFQETTRVLTDAAIKGKVDRLLGLKENVIIGKLVPAGTGMSRYRNVKVASQVDYEAELEAAKAEQEAVSVE, from the coding sequence GTGATTGACGTGAACAACTTCGAATATATGAAGATCGGCTTGGCTTCCCCCGATAAGATCCGTTCGTGGTCTTTCGGGGAAGTGAAGAAGCCAGAGACGATCAACTACCGCACACTGAAACCGGAAAAAGACGGCTTGTTCTGCGAACGCATCTTTGGACCAACCAAGGACTGGGAATGCCATTGCGGTAAATACAAGCGTGTTCGTTATAAAGGTGTAGTGTGCGACCGTTGTGGCGTGGAAGTGACCCGCGCCAAAGTACGGCGTGAGCGTATGGGGCACATTGAACTGGCTGCCCCAGTTTCTCACATCTGGTACTTCAAAGGGATTCCAAGCCGTATGGGCTTGGTGCTCGACATGTCCCCTCGTTCCCTGGAGGAAGTAATCTACTTTGCTTCTTACGTAGTAACAGATCCAGGTGACACTCCTCTCGATAAAAAGCAATTGCTCTCCGAAAAAGAGTATCGCAATTATCGTGAGAAATACGGCCACTCCTTCCAAGCGATGATGGGAGCAGAAGCGATCAAACGCCTGCTTGCAGAAATCGATCTGGATAAAGACGTGGAAACGTTGAAAGAAGATTTGAAAACGGCACAAGGCCAGCGTCGCAACCGTGCGATCAAGCGTCTGGAAGTGCTCGAGGCATTCCGCAACTCCGGTAACCACCCGGATTGGATGGTTCTCGACGTACTGCCGGTTATCCCGCCAGAGCTTCGTCCAATGGTTCAGTTGGATGGTGGACGTTTTGCCACTTCCGACCTGAATGACCTGTACCGCCGTGTAATCAACCGTAATAACCGTCTGAAGCGCCTGCTCGAACTGGGTGCTCCTGACATTATCGTACAAAACGAGAAACGCATGCTGCAGGAAGCAGTAGACGCGCTCATCGACAACGGTCGTCGTGGACGTCCGGTAACAGGACCAGGTAACCGTCCTTTGAAATCTCTCAGCCACATGCTGAAAGGTAAACAAGGTCGTTTCCGTCAAAACCTGCTCGGTAAGCGTGTTGACTACTCCGGTCGTTCCGTTATCGTTGTAGGACCTAACCTGAAGATGTATCAGTGCGGTTTGCCTAAAGAAATGGCACTGGAGCTCTTCAAGCCGTTCGTGATGAAAGAGCTGGTTTCCAAAGGCCTCGCTCACAACATCAAGAGCGCAAAGCGCAAGGTTGAGCGCGTTCAGCCAGAGGTATGGGACGTTCTCGAGGACGTTATTCGTGAGCACCCGGTACTGTTGAACCGTGCCCCTACCTTGCACCGTCTGGGTATCCAGGCATTCGAACCAGTTCTGGTTGAAGGCCGTGCGATCCGTCTGCATCCGCTCGTTTGTACAGCGTACAACGCGGACTTTGACGGTGACCAAATGGCGGTTCACGTTCCGTTGTCTGCTGAAGCACAGGCGGAAGCCCGTATCCTCATGCTGGCAGCGCAGAACATCTTGAACCCGAAAGACGGTAAACCGGTAGTAACTCCATCCCAGGACATGGTGCTTGGTTCTTACTACCTGACACTGGAGCGCGAAGGCGACAAAGGCGAGGGTACGATTTATCGCGATCCTCACGATGCGATTGCCGCTTATCAGCAAGGCTTTATCAGCCTGCATACGCGCATCGCACTGCCAGCAAAACGCTTGAGCAAAACCAGCTTTACTGAGCGTCAAGAGAACGCGCTTCTCGTAACGACAGTAGGTAAAGTAATTTTCAATGAAATTTTCCCTGCAGATCTGCCGTTCATCAACGTACCAACGAAAGGCAACCTGCAAAACATGGTTCCTGACGAATACTTTATTTTCGATAAAGGTACCAACGTTACAGAGTTCATCAAGAACCTGCCTGATCCAGGCGCGGTGAAAAAAGGCTTCTTGGGAACCATCATTTCCGAGTGCTTCCGTCGCTTCGGTACGATGAAAACGTCCATGATCCTCGATAGAATCAAGGAACTGGGCTTCACGTACTCGACAAAAGCAGGTATCACGATTGCCGTAGCGGACATTGCGGTACCAGGAAAGAAAAAAGACATTCTCGACGCAGCGGATGAAAAGGTTGCAACTGTCATGACGCAGTTCCGTCGCGGTTTGATCACCGAGGACGAGCGCTATGACCGCGTAATCTCTATCTGGTCCAAAGCGAAGGATGAAGTAACAGACGTTTTGATGAAGTCCATGGATAAGTTCAATGCGATCTTCATGATGGCGAACTCCGGTGCCCGTGGTAACGTATCCCAGATCACTCAGTTGGCTGGTATGCGCGGTCTGATGGCGAACCCATCCGGTCGAATCATTGAGTTGCCGATTAAATCCAACTTCCGTGAAGGTCTGACGGTATTGGAGTACTTTATCTCCACGCACGGTGCGCGTAAAGGTCTCGCCGATACAGCCTTGCGTACAGCGGACTCGGGTTACCTGACTCGTCGTCTGGTAGACGTTGCCCAAGACGTGATTGTACGCGAAACTGATTGCGGAACAGATAAAGGTATCCGTGTAACAGCAATCAAGGATGGTAAGGAAGAAATCGAGAAGTTGTCTGATCGTCTGGTTGGACGTACTTGCTTCGAGACTTTGCGCCACCCTGAGACAAAAGAAATCATCGTGCACCGCAATGAGGAGATCTCTGAAGAGGTTGCCGAGTATATCGAAAAAGTAGGAATCACTAACGTTTATATCCGTAACGTACTCGCTTGCCGCACCAGCCATGGTGTCTGCAAATTGTGTTACGGACGCAACCTGGCGACAGGAGCCGAGGTGGAAGTGGGAGAAGCAGTCGGTATTATCGCTGCACAATCCATTGGTGAGCCGGGTACCCAGCTGACCATGCGTACCTTCCATACTGGTGGGGTTGCGGGAGACGATATTACCCAAGGTTTGCCGCGTATTCAGGAGTTGTTCGAAGCGCGTAATCCGAAAGGGCAAGCAGTCATCTCCGAAATCGATGGTGAAGTTGTTGATATTCGCGAAGGGAAAGATCGTCGCGAGATCGAAGTACGTGGGGAAGCGGAGAACAAAGTGTATGCAGCACCGTATGGCTCGCGCATCAAGGTTTCTGTTGGTCTCAAGCTGAATGCCGGTGACGAGCTCACGGAAGGTTCCGTAGACCCGAAAGAAATGCTCAAAGTTCGCGGTATGCGCGGCGTTTCCAACTACATCTTGCAAGAGGTACAAAAAGTTTACCGTATGCAAGGGGTAGAAATTAACGACAAGCACGTAGAGGTTATGATTCGTCAGATGCTGCGCAAACTGCGCGTTATCGACAGCGGAGATACAGACCTCTTGCCAGGTTCCTATGTTGAGGTTCCTGAATTTGAGCAAGCGAACGCAAAAGTTCTCATGGAAGGCAGAAATCCAGCAGTGGGCCGTCCGGTTCTTCTGGGGATCACCAAAGCATCCCTCGAAACCGACTCCTTCCTGTCGGCAGCATCCTTCCAGGAAACGACTCGCGTTCTTACCGATGCAGCGATCAAAGGAAAAGTGGACCGCTTGCTAGGTTTGAAAGAGAACGTTATTATCGGGAAGCTGGTTCCAGCAGGTACCGGTATGTCACGTTACCGCAATGTAAAAGTTGCTAGTCAAGTAGATTACGAAGCAGAGCTGGAAGCAGCGAAAGCTGAGCAAGAAGCAGTTTCTGTAGAGTAA
- a CDS encoding 50S ribosomal protein L7ae-like protein, whose translation MSYEKVERAKDLTIGIKQTIKAVESQQVEAVYIAVDADKRLTQKVELLCKEKGVPVIHVDSMRRLGKACGIEVGAATAAIKKSG comes from the coding sequence ATGTCTTATGAAAAAGTAGAGCGGGCCAAGGACTTGACAATCGGCATTAAGCAGACGATCAAAGCTGTTGAAAGCCAACAGGTAGAAGCAGTGTATATCGCTGTTGATGCAGATAAGCGTTTGACCCAAAAAGTCGAGCTCCTTTGCAAAGAGAAGGGTGTTCCAGTCATTCATGTAGATTCCATGCGTCGTTTAGGCAAAGCGTGTGGAATTGAAGTGGGAGCGGCTACCGCTGCGATTAAAAAAAGTGGTTAA
- the rpsL gene encoding 30S ribosomal protein S12, producing MPTINQLVRKGREDKVVKSKSPALQKGYNSFKKSQTNQSSPQKRGVCTRVGTMTPKKPNSALRKYARVRLTNGIEVTAYIGGIGHNLQEHSVVLVRGGRVKDLPGVRYHIVRGALDTAGVNNRKQGRSKYGTKRPKPGQAAAKK from the coding sequence ATGCCTACAATTAACCAATTGGTGCGTAAAGGTCGCGAGGATAAGGTTGTGAAGTCGAAGTCCCCAGCTCTTCAAAAGGGGTACAACAGCTTCAAGAAAAGCCAAACCAACCAAAGCTCTCCTCAAAAACGTGGTGTTTGCACTCGTGTAGGTACCATGACTCCGAAAAAACCGAACTCCGCGTTGCGTAAATACGCTCGTGTGCGTTTGACAAACGGAATCGAGGTAACAGCTTACATCGGTGGTATTGGCCACAACCTGCAAGAGCATAGCGTCGTGCTGGTGCGCGGCGGTCGTGTAAAAGACTTGCCAGGGGTACGCTACCATATCGTTCGTGGTGCTCTTGACACTGCTGGTGTGAACAACCGTAAACAAGGTCGTTCCAAATACGGTACTAAGCGTCCGAAGCCAGGTCAAGCAGCAGCGAAGAAGTAA
- the rpsG gene encoding 30S ribosomal protein S7, producing MPRKGPVTRRDVLPDPIHNSKLVTRLINRLMLDGKRGVAQNILYNAFDIIQERTGRNPMEVFEEALKNVMPVLEVKARRVGGANYQVPIEVKPERRTTLGLRWMVNYSRNRGEKTMEQRLANEIMDAANNTGAAVKKREDTHKMAEANKAFAHYRW from the coding sequence ATGCCTCGTAAAGGTCCTGTAACCCGTCGTGACGTGCTGCCTGATCCTATTCACAACAGCAAGTTGGTTACTCGCTTGATTAACCGCCTGATGTTGGATGGTAAGCGCGGTGTAGCTCAGAACATTCTCTACAACGCATTTGACATCATCCAGGAGCGCACAGGTCGCAACCCGATGGAAGTGTTTGAAGAAGCACTGAAAAACGTAATGCCAGTACTGGAAGTTAAAGCTCGCCGTGTAGGTGGTGCTAACTACCAAGTACCAATCGAAGTAAAACCGGAGCGCCGTACCACTCTTGGTCTGCGTTGGATGGTTAACTACTCCCGTAACCGTGGAGAGAAAACCATGGAACAACGCTTGGCTAACGAGATCATGGACGCTGCTAACAACACCGGTGCAGCAGTTAAAAAGCGTGAAGACACGCACAAGATGGCTGAAGCGAACAAAGCGTTTGCTCACTATCGCTGGTAG